The proteins below are encoded in one region of Amycolatopsis magusensis:
- the serC gene encoding phosphoserine transaminase, translating to MTDVAALTIPEDLKPADGRFGCGPSKVRAEQLAHLAADGAALLGTSHRQKPVKSLVGRVRAGLSELFSLPDGYEVVLGNGGTTAFWDAAAFGLVRERAQHFTYGEFSSKFATVTKGAPFLADPIVVKSDPGTAPEIAYQAGADLVGWAHNETSTGVAVPVRRPEGSEGALVAIDATSGAGGLPVKAEDFDVYYFAPQKSFASDGGLWLALMSPAAVERVGEIGGSDRWVPEFLSLTTALDNSRKDQTYNTPAVATLFLLADQIEWMLGNGGLEWTTSRTADSSTRLYQWAEKTSYTTPFVSDPALRSQVVGTVDFNDEVDAAAVAKVLRANGIVDVEPYRKLGRNQLRVGMFPAIDPDDITKLTQSIEWTVDHLS from the coding sequence ATGACCGACGTCGCAGCGTTGACCATTCCGGAAGACCTCAAGCCCGCTGACGGCCGCTTCGGCTGCGGACCGTCCAAGGTGCGCGCGGAGCAGCTCGCCCACCTGGCCGCCGACGGCGCGGCCCTGCTGGGCACCTCCCACCGCCAGAAGCCGGTGAAGTCACTGGTCGGCCGGGTGCGCGCGGGGTTGAGCGAGCTGTTCTCGCTGCCCGACGGCTACGAGGTGGTGCTGGGCAACGGCGGCACCACGGCGTTCTGGGACGCGGCCGCGTTCGGCCTGGTCCGCGAGCGGGCGCAGCACTTCACCTACGGCGAGTTCTCCTCGAAGTTCGCCACGGTGACCAAGGGCGCGCCGTTCCTGGCCGACCCGATCGTGGTCAAGTCCGACCCGGGCACCGCGCCGGAGATCGCCTACCAGGCCGGGGCGGACCTGGTCGGCTGGGCGCACAACGAGACCTCGACCGGTGTCGCGGTGCCGGTACGCCGCCCGGAAGGCAGCGAGGGCGCGCTGGTCGCGATCGACGCCACCTCGGGCGCGGGCGGTCTGCCGGTCAAGGCCGAGGACTTCGACGTCTACTACTTCGCGCCGCAGAAGTCCTTCGCCTCCGACGGTGGCCTGTGGCTGGCCCTGATGTCGCCCGCCGCGGTCGAGCGGGTCGGCGAGATCGGCGGCTCGGACCGGTGGGTGCCGGAGTTCCTGTCGCTGACCACGGCGCTGGACAACTCGCGCAAGGACCAGACGTACAACACCCCCGCGGTGGCCACCCTGTTCCTGCTGGCCGACCAGATCGAGTGGATGCTCGGCAACGGCGGTCTCGAATGGACCACCTCGCGCACGGCCGACTCGTCCACCCGGCTGTACCAGTGGGCGGAGAAGACCTCGTACACCACGCCGTTCGTGTCCGACCCCGCGCTGCGTTCGCAGGTGGTCGGCACCGTGGACTTCAACGACGAGGTGGACGCCGCCGCCGTCGCGAAGGTCCTGCGGGCCAACGGCATCGTGGACGTGGAGCCGTACCGGAAACTGGGCCGGAACCAGCTGCGTGTCGGCATGTTCCCGGCCATCGACCCGGACGACATCACCAAGCTGACCCAGTCCATCGAATGGACCGTCGACCACCTCTCCTGA